One region of Syntrophobacter fumaroxidans MPOB genomic DNA includes:
- a CDS encoding sulfite exporter TauE/SafE family protein produces MTPYLIIALITFLAGFTQGLSGFGSILLALPLLTIMLDIKTVVPLAALDAFLVAIILLFELRRHLDWKKILPLVAGSFPGIPIGVFFLKYMNTDAIQLTMGIMLLIYALFGLLFRPVVWEMKAAGASLAGFGAGCLGGALGASGPPVIVYTSLQPWTKDVIKATLQGFLAASGLVVILLHALSGLTTMPVLRYFLVSMPALVFGTILGSFFYGRIDEKTYRRIILIVLALLGGFLVYEVL; encoded by the coding sequence GTGACTCCATATCTCATCATCGCGCTCATCACCTTCCTGGCGGGTTTCACTCAGGGCCTTTCCGGTTTCGGATCCATCCTCCTTGCCCTGCCGCTGCTGACAATCATGCTCGACATCAAAACAGTCGTTCCGCTGGCTGCCCTGGATGCTTTCCTGGTAGCGATCATTCTGCTTTTCGAGCTCCGCAGGCACCTGGACTGGAAGAAGATTCTTCCACTCGTTGCAGGGTCTTTTCCGGGTATCCCCATCGGGGTTTTTTTTTTGAAGTACATGAACACCGATGCCATTCAATTGACAATGGGCATCATGCTTCTGATCTACGCGCTTTTCGGACTGCTCTTTCGTCCGGTCGTCTGGGAGATGAAGGCGGCAGGGGCATCATTGGCCGGATTCGGGGCCGGCTGTCTGGGCGGGGCACTGGGCGCATCCGGTCCTCCCGTCATTGTTTACACTTCTCTCCAACCCTGGACCAAGGACGTGATCAAGGCCACCCTGCAGGGTTTCCTGGCGGCTTCGGGGCTGGTCGTGATCCTGTTGCATGCGCTGAGCGGTCTCACAACGATGCCGGTCCTGCGATATTTTCTCGTCTCCATGCCGGCTCTCGTCTTCGGGACGATCCTGGGGTCATTTTTCTATGGCCGCATAGACGAGAAAACCTACAGGAGAATAATCCTCATCGTGCTTGCCCTGCTGGGTGGTTTCCTCGTCTATGAGGTTCTTTGA
- a CDS encoding O-methyltransferase, which translates to MFHNMPKAFRERMRTLEQVDARDRTDGTPRSLRLRQIPRETGKLIALLAASAPEGDWLEIGTGAGYSTLWLALACLETSRNLVTVEVSEEKVRLARETIRLTGLESIVKCIRGDALEYIPHVNRLSFCFLDAEKDVYMSCYDAVVPRMVKGGLLVADNAISHGEILGPFIETALHDERVDAMVVPVGSGVLVCRRG; encoded by the coding sequence ATGTTTCACAATATGCCGAAGGCTTTTCGGGAACGGATGCGGACCCTGGAACAGGTCGATGCCCGGGACCGGACGGATGGGACGCCCCGTTCGCTCAGGTTGCGCCAAATACCGAGAGAAACGGGCAAGCTCATCGCCCTTCTGGCAGCGTCCGCACCGGAGGGGGACTGGCTCGAAATCGGTACCGGCGCCGGGTATTCCACCCTGTGGTTGGCCCTCGCCTGCCTCGAAACCTCGAGGAACCTCGTCACCGTCGAGGTATCGGAGGAGAAGGTCCGTCTGGCTCGAGAAACGATCCGGCTGACCGGCCTGGAGAGCATTGTGAAATGCATCCGGGGTGACGCCCTTGAATACATACCGCATGTTAACCGACTTTCCTTCTGCTTCCTCGACGCCGAAAAGGACGTCTACATGAGCTGCTACGACGCGGTTGTCCCCCGCATGGTGAAGGGGGGTCTCCTGGTGGCCGACAATGCGATCAGCCATGGGGAAATCCTCGGGCCTTTCATCGAAACGGCGCTTCATGACGAGCGAGTGGACGCGATGGTGGTTCCTGTTGGAAGCGGAGTGCTCGTCTGCAGACGGGGGTGA
- a CDS encoding aspartate aminotransferase family protein has product MHYQGVTENKGQTISSKLCEEERRYMAPGLQEVSQLSNLAVRRAKGCRLEDMEGKSYLDFMAGVAVCSLGHSHPSYIAAIKDQLERVAVGSFTTENRVALLSLIASLTPGELNRTQLYSGGAEAVEAAVRLAKSYTKKFEILSFWGGFHGKTGGVLGLIGDPFKKNWGILHPGLHLAPYADCYRCPFKMEYPGCGVFCLEYVRKVIENNTAGSLAAIIVETIQGTAGNVIPPPEFLPGLLEIAHENDALLIADEMITGFGRTGVMFGSNHTNIIPDIMTIGKGMGCGFPVSGLVSTDEITASTPFSKPSSSSSSYGGNPLASTAALATIRTILDESLVDNSREVGEHLLRGLQELSEKYEFIGDVRGRGLLIGVELVKDRKTKEPLEKVVTKRIFLETLKRGLVCMNYKPNFRINPPLVLSREEADEGLAILDEIFAHVVKHIPYK; this is encoded by the coding sequence ATGCACTATCAAGGCGTAACGGAAAACAAAGGCCAGACGATTTCCTCGAAGCTCTGCGAGGAAGAACGGCGGTATATGGCTCCCGGACTGCAGGAGGTGAGCCAGCTTTCCAACCTGGCCGTCAGGAGGGCCAAAGGGTGCCGCCTGGAGGACATGGAGGGGAAATCCTACCTCGATTTCATGGCCGGTGTGGCGGTGTGCAGCCTCGGCCACTCGCACCCTTCCTACATTGCCGCCATCAAGGATCAACTGGAACGGGTTGCGGTCGGGAGCTTCACCACGGAAAACCGGGTGGCCCTGCTGAGCCTGATCGCTTCGTTGACCCCCGGTGAATTGAACAGAACCCAGTTGTACAGCGGTGGGGCGGAAGCGGTGGAGGCCGCGGTCCGGCTGGCGAAATCCTACACGAAGAAATTCGAAATCCTCAGTTTCTGGGGAGGGTTCCACGGGAAAACAGGAGGCGTCCTGGGGCTGATCGGGGATCCGTTCAAAAAGAATTGGGGGATTCTCCACCCCGGGCTTCACCTGGCCCCCTACGCCGACTGCTACCGCTGCCCGTTCAAGATGGAATATCCGGGTTGCGGGGTATTTTGCCTCGAATACGTGCGAAAGGTCATCGAGAACAATACGGCGGGCAGCCTTGCCGCCATCATCGTGGAGACCATCCAGGGTACCGCGGGAAACGTGATCCCGCCCCCGGAATTCCTGCCGGGCCTGCTCGAAATCGCTCATGAAAACGATGCCCTGCTCATCGCAGACGAAATGATCACCGGCTTCGGTCGCACCGGCGTGATGTTCGGTTCGAACCACACGAACATCATTCCCGACATCATGACCATCGGGAAGGGCATGGGGTGCGGGTTTCCGGTTTCAGGGCTGGTGTCCACGGACGAAATCACCGCGAGCACCCCGTTCTCCAAACCGAGTTCCTCCTCGAGCAGCTACGGAGGGAATCCGCTTGCCAGCACCGCGGCCCTGGCGACGATCCGGACCATACTGGACGAATCGCTGGTCGATAATTCCCGGGAGGTGGGAGAGCATCTGCTCCGCGGGCTTCAGGAATTGAGCGAGAAGTACGAATTCATCGGGGACGTTCGGGGGCGCGGTCTTTTGATCGGCGTGGAGCTGGTCAAGGATCGGAAGACCAAAGAGCCGCTCGAAAAGGTCGTCACGAAACGAATCTTTCTCGAAACCCTCAAGAGAGGGCTGGTTTGCATGAACTACAAACCGAATTTCCGTATCAATCCGCCCCTGGTGCTCAGCCGCGAGGAGGCTGACGAGGGCCTGGCGATCCTCGACGAGATCTTTGCTCATGTGGTCAAACACATTCCCTACAAGTAG
- the hpnJ gene encoding hopanoid biosynthesis associated radical SAM protein HpnJ, translating to MKQTLFLSPPSFEGFDGGAGARYPAKREITSYWYPTWLAQPAALVAGSRLVDAAPHHLTVGDILKIAMDYELVVTHTSTPSLLNDIQFIEALKERHPKVQAGFIGPHVTVLPEETLRQSGAIDFVCRSEFDFTCLELAQGKPYDKIDGLSYRAPDGSIRHTPDRKLLMDQDSLPSVFPVYHRDLSIEKYSIGYLLHPYVSFYTGRGCPARCSFCLWPQTIGGHKYRAKSPEVVIREVEEGRELFPQVREWFFDDDTFTANPGRAVEISKGMKRLGLRWSCNARADVDYITLKALRQNGMRLVVVGFESGNQRILDRVRKGITLQRSRQFMKNCHELGIKVHGTFIIGLPIETRETIEETIRFAQELDPYAIQVSLAAPFPGTELYQQAVSNGWFDNDVLVGKNGIQTSSLRYPNLRLDEIEEAVERMYRRFYFRVKPMVRMFREMLTEKHMLLRRVREGREFLDYLHFRKGTAHDQAPGARQSSRTAC from the coding sequence GTGAAACAGACTCTGTTCCTGAGTCCACCGTCTTTTGAAGGATTCGATGGTGGCGCCGGCGCCCGTTATCCCGCCAAACGGGAAATCACATCCTACTGGTACCCGACCTGGTTGGCTCAACCCGCCGCACTGGTGGCTGGAAGCAGACTTGTCGATGCCGCGCCTCATCACCTGACGGTAGGGGACATCCTCAAAATCGCAATGGACTATGAGCTCGTCGTCACACACACCAGCACGCCCTCACTCCTGAACGACATCCAGTTCATCGAGGCGCTGAAGGAACGGCACCCGAAAGTGCAGGCCGGCTTCATCGGCCCTCACGTCACGGTTCTGCCGGAAGAGACGCTCCGGCAGTCTGGCGCCATCGATTTCGTTTGCCGGAGCGAGTTTGACTTCACCTGTCTCGAACTGGCGCAGGGGAAGCCATACGACAAGATCGACGGCCTGAGCTATCGGGCACCGGACGGATCGATCCGACATACCCCGGATCGCAAGCTGCTGATGGACCAGGACAGTCTGCCCAGCGTCTTCCCGGTCTACCACCGGGATCTTTCCATAGAAAAGTATTCCATCGGCTATCTGCTCCATCCCTACGTGTCTTTCTATACCGGGCGAGGTTGTCCGGCCAGGTGCAGTTTCTGCCTGTGGCCCCAGACCATCGGCGGCCACAAGTACCGGGCGAAAAGCCCGGAGGTGGTCATCCGGGAAGTGGAGGAAGGCAGGGAGCTCTTTCCGCAGGTCCGCGAATGGTTCTTTGACGACGATACCTTCACGGCCAACCCCGGTCGCGCCGTCGAGATCAGCAAAGGGATGAAGCGGCTGGGCCTCAGATGGTCGTGCAACGCGCGCGCGGACGTGGATTACATAACGCTCAAAGCACTGCGGCAAAACGGCATGCGGCTGGTGGTGGTCGGCTTCGAGTCGGGCAATCAGCGTATTCTGGACCGGGTGAGGAAGGGCATCACGCTGCAGCGGTCGCGTCAATTCATGAAGAATTGCCATGAGTTGGGCATTAAGGTCCACGGCACATTCATCATCGGTCTCCCGATCGAAACGCGGGAAACCATCGAGGAAACCATCCGGTTCGCACAGGAACTGGACCCCTATGCCATCCAGGTATCCCTTGCGGCGCCTTTCCCGGGGACGGAGCTGTACCAACAGGCCGTAAGCAACGGGTGGTTCGACAATGATGTCCTGGTCGGGAAAAACGGCATCCAGACATCGAGCCTGCGTTATCCGAACCTGCGCCTCGATGAGATCGAGGAGGCCGTCGAGCGGATGTACCGCCGCTTTTACTTCCGCGTGAAGCCGATGGTCCGCATGTTTCGCGAGATGTTGACCGAGAAGCACATGCTGTTGCGCCGCGTGCGGGAAGGCAGGGAGTTCCTGGACTACCTGCACTTTCGAAAAGGGACCGCCCACGATCAAGCCCCGGGGGCTCGGCAATCGTCGCGAACCGCCTGTTGA
- a CDS encoding nucleotidyltransferase family protein, whose product MKMGIIAAGKGERLARGGIAAPKPLVSVGARPLIARIIDAGAHIPVSSIAVIVNDLDPAVAGYLRSIRSPAPLDLVVKTTPSSMESLFCLAPFLDDEPFVLFTVDVVFAQQTLKDFLQAAESIKSSSGVLALTRFVDDEKPLWVAVDGSNRITAMGDAARGSPFVTAGFYYFTPEIFNEIEAARRRNLNALRGFLGHLIDSGYLMSGVPVSKTVDVDYPEDIEKAEAFLKEINEA is encoded by the coding sequence ATGAAGATGGGAATCATTGCGGCCGGAAAGGGAGAACGTCTTGCCCGGGGGGGAATTGCAGCGCCCAAGCCGTTGGTATCCGTAGGAGCGAGGCCGCTCATCGCCAGGATCATCGATGCTGGCGCGCATATCCCCGTCAGTTCCATCGCCGTCATCGTCAACGACCTGGACCCCGCCGTGGCCGGCTACCTGCGTTCGATCCGCTCACCAGCCCCATTGGACCTCGTCGTCAAGACCACTCCCAGCTCCATGGAAAGTCTCTTTTGCCTGGCCCCTTTCCTGGACGATGAACCCTTTGTCCTGTTCACCGTGGACGTCGTGTTCGCGCAACAGACTCTGAAGGATTTCCTTCAGGCTGCCGAATCCATAAAAAGCTCCAGCGGGGTTTTGGCGCTCACGCGCTTCGTCGACGACGAAAAACCCCTGTGGGTGGCCGTCGACGGTTCCAACAGAATAACGGCCATGGGCGATGCCGCCAGGGGCAGTCCTTTTGTGACCGCGGGGTTCTATTATTTCACCCCCGAAATCTTCAATGAGATCGAAGCGGCGCGGAGGAGGAACTTGAATGCGCTGCGCGGCTTTCTCGGTCATCTGATCGACAGCGGATACCTGATGAGCGGCGTCCCGGTCTCCAAGACCGTCGATGTCGATTATCCCGAGGACATCGAAAAGGCCGAGGCCTTCTTGAAGGAAATCAACGAGGCATGA
- a CDS encoding HAD family hydrolase — protein MRQSFRCKAVLFDFGGTLDSDGEHWLDRFYELYRQVGIDLPADEIKRVFYVADDLCCSDPEVDRMGLRPLMKHHVGLQFAALSLKNPEKAAEMVEGFCSKTERILQRNARLLRRLKPFYRLGLISNFYGNAAVLCDEAGLAESLEVILDSMRIGVGKPDLEIFRIALRRLDVEPAEAVFVGDSFERDIMPARQLGMQTIWLKGPAPRLPENAGPVGCHISSLLEVETILL, from the coding sequence ATGCGGCAGTCTTTTCGCTGCAAAGCGGTTCTGTTCGATTTCGGCGGAACGCTGGATTCGGATGGCGAACATTGGCTGGATCGATTCTACGAGCTTTACAGGCAAGTGGGGATCGACCTTCCCGCGGATGAAATCAAGCGCGTATTCTACGTGGCGGACGATCTGTGCTGCAGTGATCCGGAAGTCGATCGAATGGGCCTTAGACCGCTGATGAAACACCATGTCGGCCTGCAGTTCGCTGCCCTGAGCTTGAAGAACCCCGAGAAAGCGGCGGAAATGGTCGAAGGATTCTGCTCGAAAACGGAGCGCATCCTGCAGCGGAACGCACGGCTGCTCAGGCGATTGAAACCGTTCTACAGGCTGGGCCTCATTTCCAACTTCTATGGGAATGCCGCCGTGCTGTGCGACGAAGCGGGATTGGCGGAGTCTCTCGAGGTGATACTGGATTCCATGCGGATCGGGGTCGGCAAGCCCGACCTGGAAATATTCCGGATCGCCCTGAGGCGACTCGATGTGGAACCCGCGGAAGCCGTTTTCGTCGGCGATTCGTTCGAGCGGGACATCATGCCGGCTCGGCAGCTCGGCATGCAAACCATATGGCTCAAGGGCCCCGCCCCGCGTCTGCCCGAGAATGCCGGACCGGTGGGCTGTCATATTTCGAGCCTCCTGGAAGTGGAAACGATCCTCTTATGA